In Bradyrhizobium guangxiense, the following are encoded in one genomic region:
- the mmsB gene encoding 3-hydroxyisobutyrate dehydrogenase, with product MNNAVAEETTMATIAFIGLGNMGGPMAANLVKAGHKVVAFDLVEASRNQAKADGASIAASAPGAVQGADVVVTMLPAGKHVLGVWNEVVPAMTKGTLIIDSSTIDVESARAAHALAAKHGVLSVDAPVSGGTGGAKGATLTFMCGGEEKAFAAAKPVLENMGKKIVHCGGAGAGQAAKICNNMILGISMIAVSEAFALGEKLGLSHQALFDVASTSSGQCWSLTTYCPVPGPVPTSPANNDYKPGFASALMVKDLTLAQDAAKAAGAATPLGKHAQEIYQSFDAAGQGGVDFSGIIKHVRSLAGK from the coding sequence ATTAACAACGCTGTAGCGGAGGAAACGACAATGGCCACGATCGCATTCATCGGTCTCGGCAACATGGGCGGCCCGATGGCGGCCAACCTCGTCAAGGCCGGCCACAAGGTCGTGGCGTTCGACCTGGTCGAAGCCTCGCGCAATCAGGCCAAGGCCGATGGCGCCAGCATTGCCGCCAGCGCGCCCGGCGCGGTGCAGGGCGCCGATGTCGTCGTCACCATGCTCCCCGCGGGCAAGCATGTGCTCGGCGTCTGGAACGAGGTCGTACCTGCCATGACCAAGGGAACGCTGATCATCGATAGCTCCACCATCGACGTCGAGAGCGCGAGGGCTGCGCATGCGCTCGCTGCCAAGCACGGCGTGCTTTCGGTCGACGCGCCGGTCTCCGGCGGCACCGGCGGCGCCAAGGGCGCGACGCTCACTTTCATGTGTGGGGGTGAGGAGAAGGCATTTGCTGCGGCCAAGCCGGTGCTCGAAAACATGGGCAAGAAGATCGTGCATTGTGGCGGCGCTGGCGCTGGCCAGGCCGCCAAGATCTGCAACAACATGATCCTTGGCATTTCCATGATCGCAGTCAGCGAAGCCTTTGCGCTCGGCGAGAAGCTCGGCCTTTCGCACCAGGCACTGTTCGACGTCGCCTCGACCTCGTCGGGCCAGTGCTGGTCGCTGACGACCTATTGCCCGGTGCCGGGCCCGGTGCCGACCTCGCCCGCCAACAACGACTACAAGCCGGGCTTTGCCTCGGCGCTGATGGTGAAGGATCTGACCCTGGCGCAGGATGCCGCCAAGGCCGCGGGTGCGGCGACACCGCTCGGCAAGCATGCGCAGGAGATCTATCAGTCTTTCGACGCAGCCGGCCAGGGCGGGGTGGATTTTTCCGGGATTATCAAGCACGTTCGCAGCCTCGCTGGAAAATAG
- a CDS encoding AMP-binding protein — protein MTTFQEARAFLLHHRTDYEAAVKGFRWPDPVPFNWALDWFDAELARKAESKDRPALWIVDAAQDRQTKLSFAALSKRSNQVANFLRAQGLRRGDHLLLLLGNVVPLWETMLAAMKLGVVVIPATTLLTADELRDRLDRGKARAVVAAQDQVAKFASLGAENVVRIVVGAPSDGWLAYDEAAKASEGFTPDGATNADDPMLLYFTSGTTAKPKLVRHSQRSYPVGHLSTMYWIGLKPGDVHLNISSPGWAKHAWSCFFAPWNAGATVFVVNQPRFDAKALLATIGRCGVTTLCAPPTVWRLFIQENLASFKVALREVCGAGEPLNPEVIDQVRTAWGLTIRDGYGQTETTALAGNSPGQPIKIGSMGRPLPGYRVQISDADGNPAKEGEVTLVLGADRPAGLMQGYQGDDGKLSGAEGELYRSGDVVFADEDGYLTFVGRSDDVFKSSDYRISPFELESVLLEHELVAEAAVVPSPDPIRLAIPKAFVLLISGAERSPETALSIFKHLHTRLAPFKRIRRLEIVTELPKTISGKIRRVQLRRLERDDDRNDPLRGREFREEDFPELPKTRSET, from the coding sequence ATGACCACATTTCAGGAAGCGCGCGCGTTTCTGCTTCATCACCGCACGGACTACGAGGCCGCGGTCAAAGGCTTCCGCTGGCCCGATCCGGTTCCCTTCAACTGGGCGCTCGACTGGTTCGACGCCGAGCTGGCGAGGAAGGCGGAATCGAAGGATCGGCCGGCGCTCTGGATCGTCGACGCCGCGCAGGATCGCCAGACCAAGCTATCGTTCGCGGCGCTTTCGAAGCGCTCGAACCAGGTCGCGAACTTCCTCCGCGCCCAGGGCTTGAGGCGCGGCGATCATCTTCTGCTGTTGCTCGGCAATGTGGTTCCGCTGTGGGAGACGATGCTCGCCGCGATGAAGCTCGGTGTGGTCGTGATCCCTGCGACCACGCTGCTCACCGCCGATGAGCTGCGTGACCGGCTCGATCGCGGCAAGGCGAGGGCGGTGGTGGCGGCGCAGGACCAGGTCGCAAAATTCGCAAGCCTCGGTGCCGAGAATGTCGTCCGCATCGTGGTCGGCGCGCCCTCCGATGGCTGGCTTGCCTATGACGAAGCGGCCAAGGCCTCCGAAGGCTTTACGCCTGACGGCGCGACCAACGCCGACGACCCGATGCTGCTCTATTTCACCTCTGGCACCACGGCAAAACCGAAGCTGGTGCGGCACAGCCAACGCAGCTATCCCGTCGGCCATCTCTCCACCATGTACTGGATCGGGCTGAAGCCCGGCGACGTTCATCTCAACATCTCCTCGCCTGGCTGGGCCAAGCATGCCTGGAGCTGTTTCTTCGCGCCGTGGAATGCGGGCGCGACCGTGTTCGTGGTCAATCAGCCGCGCTTCGATGCCAAGGCGCTGCTCGCCACCATCGGCCGCTGCGGCGTTACCACGCTGTGCGCGCCGCCGACCGTGTGGCGGCTGTTCATCCAGGAGAACCTGGCCTCGTTCAAGGTCGCGCTTCGCGAGGTCTGCGGCGCCGGTGAGCCGCTCAACCCCGAAGTGATCGACCAGGTGCGCACCGCCTGGGGTCTCACCATCCGTGACGGCTATGGCCAGACCGAAACCACCGCGCTCGCCGGCAATTCGCCGGGACAGCCCATCAAGATCGGCTCGATGGGCCGTCCGCTGCCGGGCTATCGCGTGCAGATCAGCGACGCCGACGGTAATCCGGCGAAGGAGGGGGAGGTGACGCTGGTGCTCGGCGCCGACCGCCCGGCCGGCCTGATGCAAGGCTACCAGGGCGACGACGGCAAGCTGTCCGGCGCCGAGGGCGAGCTCTATCGCAGCGGCGACGTGGTGTTCGCCGACGAGGACGGCTATCTCACCTTCGTCGGCCGCTCCGACGACGTGTTCAAGTCGTCGGATTACCGCATCAGCCCGTTCGAGCTCGAGAGTGTTCTGCTCGAGCACGAGCTCGTCGCGGAAGCCGCGGTGGTCCCGAGCCCGGACCCGATTCGGCTCGCAATTCCCAAGGCCTTCGTGCTGCTGATTTCGGGCGCGGAACGCTCACCTGAAACCGCGCTGTCGATCTTCAAGCACCTGCATACGCGCCTGGCGCCGTTCAAGCGCATCCGCCGCCTCGAAATCGTCACCGAGCTGCCGAAGACGATCTCTGGCAAAATCCGCCGCGTGCAGCTACGACGTCTCGAACGCGACGACGATCGCAACGATCCGCTGCGGGGCCGGGAATTCCGCGAGGAGGATTTTCCGGAGTTGCCGAAAACACGGAGTGAGACCTAA
- a CDS encoding MaoC family dehydratase, whose translation MNQIWKSPPITLEAYQAMVGREIGVSSWHLIDQPRIDTYADVTEDHQFIHVDPEKAKATAFGTTIAHGFLTMSMLSVMSYEVMPAIAGTTMGVNYGFDKLRFISPVRSGRRVRGRFVLAEAKLRKPNELQSRTNVTVEIEGEDKPALVADWLGLIYFA comes from the coding sequence GTGAACCAAATCTGGAAGTCGCCGCCGATCACGCTGGAGGCCTATCAGGCCATGGTCGGCAGGGAGATCGGCGTGTCGTCCTGGCACCTGATCGACCAGCCTCGCATCGATACCTACGCCGACGTGACCGAGGATCACCAGTTCATCCATGTCGATCCCGAGAAGGCCAAGGCGACCGCGTTCGGCACCACCATCGCGCACGGCTTCCTGACGATGTCGATGTTGTCGGTGATGTCCTATGAGGTGATGCCGGCGATTGCGGGCACCACGATGGGCGTCAATTACGGCTTCGACAAGCTGCGCTTTATCTCGCCGGTGCGATCGGGCAGGCGCGTCCGCGGCCGCTTCGTGCTGGCGGAAGCCAAGCTCCGCAAGCCGAATGAATTGCAATCCCGCACCAACGTCACGGTGGAGATCGAGGGCGAGGACAAGCCGGCGCTGGTCGCGGACTGGTTGGGTCTGATCTATTTCGCCTAG
- a CDS encoding SDR family NAD(P)-dependent oxidoreductase: protein MAIRFDGRVAIVTGAGNGLGKAHALGLASRGAKVVVNDFGGARDGTGGSLSPAESVVEEIRKAGGTAMADGADVSNFEQVTAMVERATKEWGSVDLLCANAGILRDKSFGKMEAADFQKVLDVHLVGTFYCCKAAWAGMRDRNYGRIVLTTSSSGLYGNFGQANYGAAKSGMVGLMNVLAEEGRKNDIRVNIISPTAATRMTEELLPPQALQLMKPNAITPAVEYMLSEDAPTRTIMGAGAGSFAVIKILESEGINLPESEWTPDAVAAHFAEISDMSKAKALTGAFEQTQKYVAQAAARAGIKL, encoded by the coding sequence ATGGCAATCAGGTTCGACGGACGCGTCGCCATCGTCACCGGCGCGGGCAATGGTCTCGGCAAGGCGCACGCGCTGGGGCTGGCGAGCCGCGGCGCGAAGGTCGTGGTCAACGATTTCGGTGGCGCGCGAGACGGTACCGGCGGCTCGCTGTCGCCGGCCGAGTCCGTGGTTGAAGAGATCCGCAAAGCCGGCGGCACCGCGATGGCCGACGGTGCCGACGTCTCTAATTTCGAGCAGGTCACCGCCATGGTCGAGCGCGCCACCAAAGAATGGGGCAGCGTCGATCTTCTGTGCGCCAATGCCGGCATCCTGCGCGACAAGTCGTTCGGCAAGATGGAAGCGGCTGATTTCCAGAAGGTGCTGGACGTGCATCTCGTCGGCACCTTCTATTGCTGCAAGGCGGCCTGGGCCGGCATGCGCGACCGAAATTACGGCCGCATCGTGCTGACGACCTCGTCCTCTGGCCTCTACGGCAATTTCGGCCAGGCCAATTACGGCGCGGCGAAATCCGGCATGGTCGGACTGATGAATGTGCTGGCCGAGGAAGGCCGCAAGAACGACATCCGCGTCAACATCATCTCGCCGACCGCGGCAACTCGGATGACCGAGGAGCTGCTGCCGCCACAGGCGCTGCAGCTGATGAAGCCAAACGCCATCACGCCCGCGGTCGAGTACATGCTGAGCGAGGATGCGCCGACCCGCACCATCATGGGCGCCGGCGCCGGCTCCTTCGCCGTGATCAAGATTTTGGAGAGCGAAGGCATCAACCTGCCGGAGTCCGAATGGACGCCGGACGCGGTCGCCGCCCACTTCGCCGAGATCAGCGACATGTCGAAGGCCAAGGCGCTGACGGGTGCGTTCGAGCAGACGCAGAAATATGTGGCGCAGGCGGCGGCACGGGCGGGGATCAAGCTCTGA
- a CDS encoding NAD(P)/FAD-dependent oxidoreductase produces MRDVAVIGAGPAGLMAAEVLASGGARVTVYDAMPSAGRKFLMAGRGGLNLTHSEPLPQFMSRYREAAPKLQAAIEAFSPEALRAWSEALGEPTFVGSSGRVFPKAFKASPLLRAWLRRLDASGVRFAFRHRWTGWDGEGRLLFRTRDGVAAVAASATILALGGASWPRLGADGGWGDLLTARDVAVSKLRPANSGFTVAWSNVFRDRFEGQPLKGVALTIGLHTVRGEAVITRSGIEGGAIYALSAELREALLVLGQARLMIALRPDLDTAGLTTRLSGTRGKQSLANFLRKAAQLSPVGIGLMQEAAIASGRTLTSFSPSELAELINAIPVQLTGTAPIERAISTAGGITFDELDEHFMLRKLPGVFAAGEMLDWEAPTGGYLLQASFATGLAGGRGVLAWLNRA; encoded by the coding sequence CTGAGGGACGTCGCCGTCATCGGTGCCGGTCCCGCCGGGCTGATGGCGGCGGAGGTGCTCGCGTCGGGCGGCGCGCGCGTCACCGTCTACGACGCGATGCCGTCTGCGGGGCGCAAATTCCTGATGGCGGGCCGGGGCGGGCTCAACCTCACCCACAGCGAGCCGCTGCCGCAGTTCATGTCGCGCTACCGCGAGGCCGCACCGAAGCTGCAAGCGGCGATCGAGGCCTTTTCGCCCGAGGCGTTGCGTGCGTGGAGCGAAGCATTGGGCGAGCCGACCTTCGTCGGCAGCAGTGGCCGGGTGTTTCCGAAAGCGTTCAAGGCCTCGCCCTTGCTGCGCGCCTGGCTGCGGCGCCTCGACGCGAGCGGCGTGCGGTTTGCCTTCCGCCATCGCTGGACCGGATGGGACGGCGAGGGGCGGCTGCTGTTTCGAACGCGCGATGGCGTGGCGGCGGTCGCGGCCAGTGCCACGATCCTCGCGCTCGGCGGCGCAAGCTGGCCGCGGCTCGGGGCGGATGGCGGCTGGGGCGATCTCCTAACAGCAAGAGACGTTGCCGTCTCGAAGCTGCGGCCCGCCAATTCCGGCTTCACGGTCGCATGGTCAAATGTGTTCCGCGACCGTTTCGAGGGCCAGCCGCTCAAGGGCGTGGCGCTGACGATCGGCTTGCACACGGTGCGCGGCGAAGCGGTGATCACCCGCAGCGGCATCGAAGGTGGCGCGATCTACGCTCTGTCGGCGGAACTGCGGGAGGCCTTGCTTGTTCTCGGGCAGGCGCGGTTGATGATAGCCCTGCGGCCCGACCTCGACACGGCCGGGCTGACGACGCGGCTATCGGGCACGCGCGGCAAGCAATCGCTCGCGAACTTCCTGCGCAAGGCCGCGCAGCTGTCGCCGGTCGGAATCGGCCTGATGCAGGAGGCGGCCATTGCCTCCGGCCGAACGCTGACATCGTTCTCGCCGTCCGAGCTTGCGGAGCTGATCAACGCAATTCCGGTGCAGCTCACCGGCACAGCGCCGATCGAGCGGGCGATCTCGACGGCGGGCGGGATCACCTTCGACGAGCTCGACGAACACTTCATGTTGCGCAAGCTGCCGGGGGTGTTCGCGGCCGGCGAGATGCTGGACTGGGAGGCGCCAACGGGCGGCTACCTGCTGCAGGCGTCCTTCGCGACCGGGCTTGCGGGGGGCAGGGGTGTGTTGGCTTGGCTCAACCGTGCGTAG
- a CDS encoding D-TA family PLP-dependent enzyme: protein MTTPLAAKIAREYGTPCAVIDMDKVERNIARIQKACDDAGVANRPHIKTHKNPTIAKMQVAAGAKGITCQKLGEAEIMVNAGIDDILISYNLLGDEKMARLGALQAKANMTVAADNSTVVAGLPKAAAASGRPLSVAVECDTGRKRAGVETPAEAIALAREIAGSKGLEFAGFMLYPTETGWAEAQKFYDEALAGVRAHGLDAKIVSTGGTPNLVNLGKLKGGTEHRFGTYIYNDRMQVAAGSATWDDCALHIYSTVVSRAAPERGILDAGSKTLTTDTGGLDGHGLILEHPEAKIAKFAEEHGFLDLSRSNTRPNVGDVVRIVPNHVCVVVNMMDEVVMVRGEDIIGTLPVSARGKLR from the coding sequence ATGACAACACCTCTTGCCGCCAAGATCGCCCGCGAATACGGCACGCCCTGCGCCGTCATCGACATGGACAAGGTCGAGCGCAACATAGCGCGGATCCAGAAGGCTTGCGACGATGCCGGCGTCGCCAATCGGCCGCACATCAAGACGCACAAGAACCCGACGATTGCCAAGATGCAGGTTGCGGCCGGCGCCAAGGGCATCACCTGTCAGAAGCTCGGCGAAGCCGAGATCATGGTCAATGCCGGCATCGACGACATCCTGATCAGCTACAACCTCCTTGGCGACGAGAAGATGGCGCGCCTCGGCGCGCTGCAGGCCAAGGCGAACATGACCGTGGCCGCTGACAACTCCACGGTCGTCGCCGGCCTGCCCAAGGCGGCTGCGGCATCGGGCCGCCCGCTCTCGGTCGCGGTCGAATGCGACACTGGCCGCAAGCGCGCGGGCGTCGAGACGCCGGCCGAAGCGATTGCGCTGGCGCGCGAGATCGCGGGGTCGAAGGGCCTCGAGTTCGCCGGCTTCATGCTCTATCCGACCGAGACAGGCTGGGCTGAGGCGCAGAAGTTCTACGACGAGGCGCTGGCCGGCGTGCGCGCGCACGGGCTGGACGCAAAGATCGTCTCGACCGGCGGCACGCCGAACCTCGTCAATCTCGGCAAGCTCAAGGGCGGCACCGAGCATCGCTTCGGCACCTATATCTACAACGACCGCATGCAGGTCGCCGCGGGCTCGGCGACCTGGGACGACTGCGCGCTGCACATCTATTCGACCGTGGTGAGCCGCGCCGCGCCCGAGCGCGGCATTTTGGACGCCGGCTCGAAAACGCTGACGACGGACACCGGCGGCCTCGACGGCCACGGCCTGATCCTGGAGCATCCCGAGGCAAAAATCGCGAAGTTCGCCGAGGAGCACGGCTTCCTCGATCTCTCCCGCAGCAACACAAGGCCCAATGTCGGCGACGTCGTCCGCATCGTGCCAAACCACGTCTGCGTCGTCGTCAACATGATGGACGAGGTGGTGATGGTGCGCGGCGAGGACATCATCGGCACGCTGCCGGTGTCGGCGCGCGGGAAGCTGCGGTAG
- a CDS encoding ABC-F family ATP-binding cassette domain-containing protein produces the protein MAPPLIQLKDIRLTFGGTPLLSGVELNVAPGERVCLIGRNGSGKSTLLKIAAGLVEPDGGTRFVQPGATVRYLPQEPDFGTHKTTLAYVESGLAPGDDQHQARYLLEQLGLTGEENPHNLSGGEARRAALAFVLAPSPDILLLDEPTNHLDLATIEWLEQELDSRRSALVIISHDRRFLTNLSRSTAWLDRGKIKQIDRGFASFESWRDEVLAEDERDQHKLDRKIVDEEHWLRHGVSGRRKRNVKRLANLHALRAQRRNYRGTAGSANLAASEAEQSGKLVIEAKGITKSYGERKIVENFSTRIQRGDRLGIIGPNGAGKTTLVNLLTGGAEPDSGTVRLGANLEMATLDQHRESLDPKSTLAEALTGGRGDHVMVGGKPKHVVGYMKDFLFAQEQRGTPLEVLSGGERGRLMLARALAKPSNLLVLDEPTNDLDLETLDVLEEMLGDYEGTVILISHDRDFLDRVVTSVIAPEGNGKWIEYAGGYSDMLAQRGADLKRETAKAQASAEKKEERASASSSAPKRKLSFNEKHALETLPQRMETLQADIAKLQRVLDDPNLYARDRKRFDDTSAAIAKAHEELSAAEERWLELEMLREEIEQA, from the coding sequence ATGGCGCCGCCACTGATCCAACTGAAAGACATCCGGCTGACCTTCGGCGGCACGCCGCTGCTGTCAGGCGTCGAGCTCAATGTCGCCCCGGGTGAACGCGTCTGCCTGATCGGCCGCAACGGCTCCGGCAAGTCGACGCTGCTGAAGATCGCCGCCGGCCTGGTCGAGCCCGATGGCGGCACGCGCTTCGTGCAGCCCGGCGCCACCGTCCGCTATCTGCCGCAGGAGCCGGACTTCGGCACGCACAAGACCACGCTCGCCTATGTCGAGTCCGGGCTCGCGCCCGGCGACGACCAGCACCAGGCGCGCTATCTCCTGGAGCAGCTCGGCCTCACCGGCGAGGAGAACCCGCACAACCTCTCCGGCGGCGAGGCCCGCCGCGCGGCGCTGGCCTTTGTGCTGGCGCCCTCGCCCGACATTCTGCTGCTGGACGAGCCGACCAACCACCTCGATCTTGCCACCATCGAATGGCTGGAACAGGAGCTCGATAGCCGCCGCAGCGCGCTGGTGATCATCAGCCATGATCGCCGCTTCCTCACTAATCTGTCGCGCTCCACTGCCTGGCTCGACCGCGGCAAGATCAAGCAGATCGATCGTGGCTTTGCCTCGTTCGAGAGCTGGCGCGACGAGGTGCTGGCCGAGGACGAGCGCGACCAGCACAAGCTCGACCGCAAGATCGTCGACGAGGAGCACTGGCTGCGCCACGGCGTCTCCGGCCGGCGCAAGCGCAACGTCAAGCGCCTCGCCAATCTGCACGCGCTGCGCGCCCAGCGCCGCAATTATCGCGGCACCGCCGGCAGCGCCAACCTCGCGGCCAGTGAGGCCGAGCAGTCCGGCAAGCTGGTGATCGAGGCCAAGGGCATCACCAAATCCTATGGCGAGCGCAAGATCGTCGAGAATTTCTCGACCCGCATCCAGCGCGGCGACCGGCTCGGCATCATCGGCCCGAACGGCGCCGGCAAGACCACGTTGGTCAACCTGCTCACCGGCGGCGCGGAGCCTGACTCCGGCACCGTGCGGCTCGGCGCCAATCTGGAGATGGCGACACTCGACCAGCATCGCGAAAGCCTCGATCCCAAATCGACGCTGGCCGAAGCGCTCACCGGCGGCCGCGGCGACCACGTCATGGTCGGCGGCAAGCCAAAGCACGTCGTCGGCTACATGAAGGACTTCCTGTTCGCGCAGGAGCAGCGCGGCACGCCGCTGGAGGTGCTCTCCGGCGGGGAGCGCGGCCGGCTGATGCTGGCGCGTGCGCTGGCCAAACCGTCAAACCTGCTGGTGCTGGACGAGCCGACCAACGATCTCGATCTCGAAACCCTCGACGTGCTCGAGGAGATGCTCGGCGACTATGAGGGCACGGTCATCCTGATCAGCCACGACCGCGACTTCCTCGACCGCGTCGTCACCTCCGTGATCGCGCCCGAGGGCAATGGCAAGTGGATCGAATATGCCGGCGGCTACAGCGACATGCTGGCGCAGCGCGGCGCGGACCTCAAGCGCGAGACGGCAAAGGCGCAAGCCTCCGCGGAGAAGAAAGAGGAGCGCGCCTCCGCTTCTTCGTCGGCGCCCAAGCGGAAGCTGAGCTTCAACGAGAAGCACGCGCTGGAAACGCTGCCGCAGAGGATGGAAACGTTGCAGGCGGATATCGCAAAGCTGCAGCGCGTGCTTGATGATCCCAACCTCTACGCTAGGGATCGCAAGAGGTTCGACGATACCTCGGCCGCCATCGCCAAGGCGCATGAGGAACTGTCCGCCGCCGAAGAGCGCTGGCTCGAACTCGAAATGCTCCGTGAAGAGATTGAACAGGCATAG
- a CDS encoding YaiI/YqxD family protein translates to MTDTPTRIYVDADACPVKDEIYRVAIRHGIPVSVVAGNFMRVPQDPLIERIAAGSGMDAADDWIAERARPGDVVVTSDIPLASRCVKAGADVIAPNGKPFTEESIGMTLAVRNLMTDLRSAGEVTGGPRSFAPRDRSAFLSALDQTLRRIARRRTDAAATSQG, encoded by the coding sequence ATGACCGACACTCCCACCCGCATCTATGTCGACGCCGACGCCTGCCCCGTGAAGGACGAGATCTACCGCGTCGCGATCCGGCATGGCATACCCGTCAGCGTGGTCGCGGGCAATTTCATGCGCGTGCCGCAGGACCCGTTGATCGAGCGCATTGCAGCAGGTAGCGGCATGGATGCGGCCGACGACTGGATCGCCGAGCGCGCCAGGCCTGGCGACGTGGTCGTGACCTCGGACATTCCGCTGGCGAGCCGCTGTGTGAAGGCGGGCGCCGACGTGATCGCGCCGAACGGAAAGCCGTTTACCGAAGAGTCGATCGGGATGACGCTGGCGGTGCGCAATCTGATGACGGATCTGCGCTCGGCCGGCGAGGTCACCGGCGGCCCACGATCGTTCGCGCCGCGCGACCGCTCCGCCTTCCTGTCGGCGCTCGACCAGACGCTGCGGCGGATCGCGCGACGTCGCACCGATGCGGCCGCAACGAGTCAGGGTTGA